tttggcggggaaggagaaaaaaccacgacaatAACAAGTacatttcactttgtctcagataGGGGGCACTGGCGGTGAAGCTTGCCTAGGGTTCCActctgggcagtggtggcctaatggttagggaaacgcacttgtaattgaaagattgcacgTTCGAATCTCCGACCACCAAGGTACCGCCCTGAAGCACGGCCCTTTGGGCatcgaattagctgcccccgcTATGTCataatgtcacatatgggttagatgcagaggacacatttcgttgttgtggaCTGCgtgttgtggtgtgtcaacaatgaccactgatcaccaaataAATAGCAATAACACTCGGGTTCCAACCGGCAGTGCATACGGCCATTGCAGGAATATTCCATTACAATCTTGAGGAATTGAGTCTAAGAACCGTTTGTTTCAGGCAGACACGGTACAACCTGAATAGTCCATCTACAGTAAGAATCCATTTAACAACCTCTTTTTGATGTTACTTGTGTAAAAAGAACGGGCAACGCCTACACTTGACTTTCCAGGACTAAAACAGGCCTGCTTTTCAAGTCCCCCAGTAGGCATAGCTTTCCATACCTCTACGGGACAGCCGTGTGTCTGCGTCCGTGTCCACAAACAACTTCATCTGAAACACGTCTCTGATCTCCTGCGAGTAGAACATTAGGATGCCCTCAAAGAGTACCACATCAGCCGGGTAAACCGTCACGCTCTCCTCCTTCCTGCAGGTGAAGCGACAGAACAGAGAACTTGTCTCCACAGCATCCCTGGTGAAGCATTTCTCAACAGCTCCTGCCAGCTGCTACTCAGTGCCATCTGGCTCATACCCAAGCTAAGAACCAAACTGGACTTGCCTGGTTGGCAAAGCATACCATCACAAGAACCTGACAAGGGCAGCTACATGAGCATCTTGTAGGATATTCCTGAGTGTGACACACAGGTGCACAGTGGTATTTTCTTGGTTTTTCCTGAAGTGTAGATGTATTAGTGGCCATCATGGAGtagaatggagggggggggcggtggggctGCTTACCTGGAATGAGTGACAAAGTCATACACTGGAATCTGGACGGTCTTCCCCTCCATTATGTCCCATAGCGTCTTGATGATCAGCTCATTGTCAAAAGCATCTGAGAGACCAGGAGAGGTTTTTGTAAACTTAACTAGCTGTCACATTGTGACAACCACTCAACATGGGGGGAAGCCCCCCCAGCCTCTGGGAAGAACAGGCCACCCAATCCTGCAGCAGCTGCGAAAAGGCCAGGCACCTGCTGACTACTGGGTATTTCAACATGCTGAGGCAGGGATATTAGGTCAGGGGTTTGGCTAGGTGGCGGcaggggagggagaggaggggagggggtgtgaGAAGTGATCTATAGATTCAAGGAGCTTTTGAGATTTAAAGATCATCCCAGAACTCACTGTTTTGTGTTGATGTAAAACACCCACTCCCAGAAGTGAGATACCCAAAACCTTTACCTGGCCAAATATGGTTTTGCAAAAAAAGACTAAGAAACAAACACATTTCTCCAAAAAAAAGCATCTTAGTTTTAAACAGACACCTGCCAAGTTATAATCAGAAGTGGTAAGATTAaggaaaaacaattaaaataggCTGAAAGAAGTGTCACAAATTTGCAAAAATTGTGTAAAAATGCAATATCTTCTTGAATCAATGGCATATTAATGAATATTAGAAGCAGGAACACCTTCCACAGCTTGACTCCCTGTGCGATGCCTGCTTAGTGCTCCATCCCCATGGGCTCTTGTAGGAGAGCCCCGATTCAGCCCCCTTACCTGGATGATCAAAGTTGAATTGGCCCTTCAGCGCCTTGGACTTCTGCTCTGGAGTCAGCACCCGGTAGAAGCTGTCCTGGCTGAGGATGACCACCTGGCGCTTGTGATGGTCAATCTCATTCTGTCCCAGCAGCTCCATGATCTTCCCACAGACAGAAGACTGGTACAAATACAACAAAACTGGGGGGTGTTATTACCACTGTTAAGATGGCTCACCTCAGAAACAGACTTCACTTCAGAAGAAATCACCTGCTCTGTCCATCACAGATGACACAATGGTGTTAAAAGTCAAAGGCCAGCAAGCTGTAACAGCCCCAGAAGTACAATAAAGTGCCATCATTTAAGGAACTGTGGACAGACCTCATTCATGACACTTGGTACAAGACCCTGAACTATATCACAATTGCCATATGTGAAATTTCCACGAGTAATACtgaaatattcataaaacaaaGGAGATGAAGCTACCTGACAAactatagcaaaaaaaaaactaccaaaCAAGTGTGTCAAATTAGTGGGTAGTGTTGTCGCAACTTGTGCTGACAAAAGCAATATGATTACTGCGCAAGCGCACATCACAATGGCTGTGCTGAAACGAAATATCGTTCAATCCAGTGGCACAATCCATCCCCTTCTCACTGTTTTAGTGCGCAGTGACTGCATCAATAAACCAAACAAGGTCATCATTTACTGCTGAGATTTCCCCCAGAGACAATCCACCATCCCATCGCACATCAGCCTACTTTTTTGTTCTGACTTATGCCCCACCACTAGAGGGTGCCTCCTCACATTGAGCTATTGACCAGgtgacacacaaaaaaacacttACTTATTTAGAATACCTGCCACTCCCTGCTTGGTGGGGAAAAAATGTAGTACTTAGACAAAAATACTCAATTCATAACTgtaaataaaatcttaaaaattCTCCggcaaaaaaattataattgaaGAATTGCTTTGGACTGTACTTCTGAATATGGCACAGTGTCCGAATGCTGCTGTCATTTACGGCATGAGGCACATTTCCCTAGACGGGGCTTTTGCTAAGGAGACAATCGCAGCTGAGTCATCACGCCCTCGCTCAGCCGAGTCATGGTGGAGCCACAGAGCGTCAGAGGGACCACGCAGCGTTTGCGTCATGCCCGGCTTTCAGAGATTAGCTCACCACAACAGCCTGTCCATTCCACTCCCTCTAGAAACCCTAGAACAGCATTTCTCAAACTGCTGGGGATCCAGGtgggaacaaaaatgtgaaccgtctggggatccccaaggaccgggctgagaaccactgctctcAGAACATCAAAGAGGAGATAAAACGCATAGAAATTATAAACGTCTGAGAAAGTAGCTAAGGAATTAGTGAACCCCGAGGCCTTAGGAGGGGTAAAGACCCCGCCCCAGAAAGTCACGCAGAAAGCCAAGAAATCACCACCGTTTCACTAGGTCAGCCCTTCGAAAATGTACATGAGCTAAGCTAATGGTAAATGGTACGACGGGACAACAGTGTGAGGGAGACCAGGGACGCTGGCAAGGGCCAAATGCCTAGAGAGTAAACCTGACTGCTCAAACGCAAAGGAGCTTCCCGTGAAAGGAACACCAGCTGCTCACCATTCCGTTCTgcttaagaaaaaaaagacaatgctAATTATTTCTAAACAAATGATAATACCTATCAGCGGTCAAACAGTTACTTCAACAATCTTTGGCTAAGTGCTTTATTAGACAAATATCAGGGGTAAGATTCTACTGCGGTTTCCCTGGAGAAAAGACCATTTCTCCACATAtctcacattaaaaaaaataataaataaatcgtACACCAGCGTGTCTGCACAGTATTGTCTGTCACAAATCCAAATTTCAAATGCACGTCACTTTGACACCTCCAGCCGAATTACACTTAAGTTATTTACCAGATGCTTTTTTTAATCCAATCAGGTTCAGCCAAATGCACGACCACTATGTGTCGGCACAACTATACAgtcataataatattattattattattttaagcgTGAGAACACCTTGCTGGGTCAGGACCCTAATGTGGTGAGGACACTAAGTAGTGGTGTAACAGCTTGGAAACCAAAATCGTAACCGTGATTCAAATGTTCACATTCACATGTTGCTGTTCTGGACGTAGGAGCCACGATATCGACCCCCAACCCCAATCTGCTGCCGCAGGGGCAGCTCTCATTACGTTACTGTTATAAAACTCATTTTGCATTGCCCAATTAACACTATTACACATGCAAAtcatgaaatgtattattctATGTGAAGTTAAGGcaagcggggcggcatggtggtgcagtggttagcactgttgcctcacacctctaggacccgggttcgagtctccgcctgggtcacatgtgtgtggagtttgcatgttctccccatgtcgtcgtggggtttcctctgggtactccggtttccccccacagtccaaaaacatgctgaggccgattggagttactaaattgctcgtaggtgtgcatgcgtgagtgaatcgtatgtgagtgtaccctgtgatgggctggccccccatcctgggttgttccctgcctcgtgcccattgctttcgggataggctccggaccccccgcgacccagtaagataagcagtttggaaaatggatggatggatggaagttaggGCAAGCAGTATGTTTTGTAAATTGCACACCATACCTTgggttattttattgtttttcaaaTGCAGGTGTCACATGACTTTTGGTCCAATCATTACTGATTGATCACGCCTGCGGTAAAAGCTACGCTAGTTTGATTAGCTCAAGATGGAAAACATCCCTGAGACTGCAGGGCATCCCAGGCACATTTAAATAAGAGGCGTGGGAACAGTCTGGTTACATAACTTATGTAACTTTCATCTAacacattttttagtgttttcCTCATTGGTgttcaaggaaaaaaaaaaagcaaaaaaaaaattataataaaacaggTATGAATCGAACCATGGCTCTAAAATCGAAGTCTTAACCGAACCGTGGATTTGGAGAATCATTACATCCCTAATACAAAGTACATGTGAGGATTGAGGTACAAACATCTAAATGGCACATTCGCTATGTGACCATCAGGATTCACTGAAGCACCTACGACCTTGACTGTGGTCAGCTTTAAGCTACTGCCATGAAAATGATCATCCATTTGTTTTCTGTACTCAACAAGCATCAGACAATACAGCGATCTGGTGAAGATAAAGAGCCTTGGCTACAATCTCGAGTTTGCTTACGCCAAAAGCACTGCCAACAGAATGTTACATAGTTATTTGGATGTGATGTACTTAAAGCCCTTAGCTCAACAGCAGTTAAAGCAAAATCACCAAGTTATCACTGCTAAGCTTGTCCTGTATTACGTAGAGGGAGATAATGGAATTATTAGGGAGCACAAGATAAACAACCACAATCTTAATCTGTCTTCAGAGCCTGAAAGATAAGCAGGTTGGGGATCATAACACCTCAGGCATTTTAGTCTTTATGCATGGCAGAAGAGTAAAACATACTATAATTTCTttaaaatcacattatattgCAGGAAAAATTCCTTGCCAACATTGAAATTATATAGTTCTAGAATTCAATTGGCCGGAaaaaattgtttttctttttaagccAAATCCATTTCCTGACAAACCAGCTTCTTCTTGCTTTCAAAAATACAGGTTCAGCCCCGAGGGCCAGGTGCACGGTCAGTAAACAGACGAACGACGAGTGAATTAATCAGAGCCTCGGATGGCTGCCTAAACAATGTGACGTCTGCTAAATGGTGACCAAAAGCAGTGGGTGGGTGGGGCATATCAGGCATCCATGCACTTTCATGCCAGACAACGGAACTGCTAGACTCTGAGGGAAGGAGAGACAAGGACCGACTAGGAACCGAGGCGAAAAGGCAGAAGCGTAGCATTCACACGCTGGTGCTATTTACACGACACATTGGGCTGCCCGGGAAAATTCTTCCACGAGCTTTCGTCTGCTTTCTTGTCACTCCCTACACCCAAGTAATGGAACCATACAAGCTAAAAACAAGCTGTCTGAGAATGCTTAACCCAAGGCTAAATAACTGGCTCAGAAAAAGAGGgggttgagagagagagaaatgtaTAAGCAATCAGCAGAAAAAGTCAATACAGGGCTCGCAGATTCAGTTCCTGAAGGACAATGAATATTTGGGTCTCCATTCGCTTTTAAGAACTTGTGTTTTTAGTGGGCACACATCTATATTATCCATCAATTGAGTACATGGttgagtgggggagggggttggcTTAGGTCCATTCCAGGTAGCACAATGCATAAAGCAGGAGTCTCATACAATTTTACTTATAGACAATTTCCTCTGTCAAAAAGATGACACTAAACTAGTATTATGGAACTCAAAAGGCTGCAATCATCTCAGACTCATCAGGGAGATAGATTGCTATGAAAAATACCTCTATCACACAGTACTGGGACCTGGGACTCTCCAGAACACAAGCGATACCCATTCATTCAGGCAGAGACACGCCATCCAGCAAGGTGATACTCTTAGCTGTTTTGTTAGTTTAAAAACCTACAATAATAGTACATCTCTCAATAGTTTAACTGCTGCATGGTTGGGCTTCGATGACGTAGGTCAAAATAAAGCCTTTTGTAACGAAGGCAACGGAAACTGTTTACTAACACTGGCCCAAGGCCACCATACTTTACTAAGACAGGAAAGATAGCATTTGTCCAACCAGTGTAGATTACATTTTccacaccagtgtttcccaatccagtacacagagacccacagacagtccatgttcttgctccctcccagctcccgggtagggagcaaaaacatgggctgtCTGACTGGGAGCTCAgaaagagcaaaaatgtggaccggctgtgggtccccaaggactggattgggaaacactgctctacacCTTCTGCTCAACGCCTCTGGTAAATGACACAGAAGAGCATTCGGCCGGAATAATCCAAACAACTATACGCGCAGCTGTTCTCTAACTGGAGCCCGGTTCCTGTTTTGAATTCAGGGAAATTCTATCAAAACCCTCCCCCCTGCATAAAACTTGTGGTGAAAGCATAGCAGTGTGAAGAGCATTCATCCAGAAAGAAAGCACGATTCACCAGTGTATACCTGTGACCTGCCAGGCTTGCCGTAATCCCAACGTCCAATCTATGTTCATGCCATGGAATGAAAGAAATTCTAGGGACATAAAAAGCAGTAGCTTTTCTGAAAAACGTTTCAGCATTCCCTCAATACTCGACAAATTGTTTTGAAATGGCCCATTTAAGTCTAGTGTCTGACACAGCTGGGGGAACAGGTGGTACACTGGTGGTTAAAAAACGTTACCCATCTGGTAACACATGAGGAACCCAAGCGCAAAATGAACTACCACCTACTATTTTAAAAGTCCTTTTATGAATAtgtgtttcttttttaaaaaaaaattcccacTGCATAAAACACATCTCGGTTTtgaatgttattttaataacctataaataatgtaaaattagaCAAAATGCAAGGCCATAGCTAAAGATGAATGCATAGGGGGACTGAGCCTTTACTAGGGGGGCAAAGGCAAACTATTTATGACTTAAGCCAACAAAAAACGGACAGAATTTACCAAAGAAACATAATCctccatttaaaataataaaaagagtGTTTGTAAAACTTTCCAGATATGGCAATATATGCATCCTACGGTATTAGTGGTGAGGTAACAACCAGGGACCAAAAATTCCTGAACTCTGTTTCGTGACAAATGACATTGGAGATACCGGCATCATCGGTTTTCCAGGTGAGGTCGAGTTCAGTAATCAGCCGCCACCATCATAATCACCGTCATCAGTAAATAAAAACCATGCTGGAGGCCTGAGGTCAAGTACATGTTCAGGTCATGTAACCATGTGGACCCTGCCGTCCTAAAAACGCCGCGGAGGGCACAGTGTTAATTAAGACGGAGGATGCCCGCTCCACATCCGAGTTTGGGTTTACGAGTGTGGCTCCTGCTGATGGAGGCCAACCGGCGCTGGGGTTAAAATAAAACACGCTGGATGGGAGTTGAGGCAGGGCAAACAAAAGGAGGACTttaggatgtttatttttacatCAGCGGGCTCCTCACGGATCGTCCTTAAAAAACAGCCCACGCTCTCATAACACGCACGCATGCAGTAGCGACGGGCCGCTTGTAACCGGTGGGTAAACTAGATTGAAGCATTCAGCCGGTTAATAGTCAACGCTGTCGCTTTGTCTGCGCAGGCACGCGTTTCTTCTGGGTTCCAGGTAGGGCATAAAACGAAACAATGTGAAGGGGATCGAAGTGTCCATGTACACGTACTTTAGCATTTAAATACAGATAGttgtaaattaaaataataataaagctaTAAGTCATAAAAATGCCGGTACGACGTGATCCGGCCAGCTTGTGAAGCAGCGGTGTCATATTGCTCTCCATGACATGAGCCATGCGGTCGGATAGCGTCTGCGTGTCGGGACAGCAGCCAGGCTCCATCCAGCCGacattttttgttaaaaaaattaaattaaaaaacggGACGAACGGACAGGACGAAATCGCCAACCTTGCCGCTGGCAGTGCCGCCGGCCACGCCGATGAGGAACGGCTGCCGGATCCCGTTCCTGTTTTTGCCCTGCTTCTCCAGGCGCGTCTCGCTGTCGCCGGCCATGCTTGCAACTCGTTGAGTGATAAACGTGTGCTGAAGGCAGGCGGTTATGCTCGACcagccctcctcctcctcctcctcttctcctgTCTGCCTTGCTTCCTCTGGACTTGCACGTCTGCGCTCCGGCTGACAACTGCGCTCCTTCCCAGCGCTGGATCTCCCGCCAGTACTGGACTGGGTTCAAGTCCACTCCCGATAGAGATAAACGCGTTCCGGTCGCCGGCGAGCGGACCCAAAAGCTGTTCCACGAGGAATCGGGCCGTCGTGGCAGGTGGACTGAATTAATCCATCTAATATAGAACTGATAGTCATCAACTCAGGCACAGATACATTATCTTAACATCGGAAACGTGTTTTTGTATGTGCAAATCGTGATCCGGATGTCTGCGTACACCATACTTGTGTTCAGCCAGCAAGGATCATTTTACCTAACGTTGCGGCCATTTACGCTGCAGTGCAAATACATCTTCCCATCGcgcctttatttttttaatgccaAAGTGGCGTAAAGAACTATTGTCACAGGGGCAACATGATGATGATTTGAGTCACACGTCGCAGATAAATACAACTTACTATGCAAATAGTAATACGAGACAATATGTTTAGCATGAAACAGGCAATATACAGATTACTTAACAAATGTCCCATGTTCGgggcggcacggtggtgcagtggttagcactattgcctcacacctctgggacccgggttactccagtttccccccacagtccaaaaacatgctgaggctaattggagttaccatcctgggttgttccctgcctcgtgcccattgcttccgggatcggctccggaccccccgcgacccagtaggataagcggtttggaaaatggatggatgatccgtGTGTGTTCTTAAACTTTGGGATCTTTCTCCGCAATAGTTTACTTTAGCCTCTTTAGGATAACAGTGACCGGTTTTGATTTAATTCTATTGCTACAGtagtaaatatttaatttagaaAGGAAATACGGAGCACAATTTTTGACGGAAAAACCGTATTACCATAATTACACACGTAACTTGTTAGCCACGTTTTTTAACCAGGTTAGAGCTTAGTAATAGTCTTACGTACCACCTTCACGAAAACAGCGTGCCATCTGTATCGTAACTGCAGCACGTGCATAGCCAacgcttgaaaacccatcagcaaagcaTCTCAAAGAGGTCGTTTGCTTACTGGCACAGATATCGCTACCACAT
This genomic interval from Brienomyrus brachyistius isolate T26 chromosome 21, BBRACH_0.4, whole genome shotgun sequence contains the following:
- the LOC125716970 gene encoding uridine-cytidine kinase 2-A isoform X1, with amino-acid sequence MAGDSETRLEKQGKNRNGIRQPFLIGVAGGTASGKSSVCGKIMELLGQNEIDHHKRQVVILSQDSFYRVLTPEQKSKALKGQFNFDHPDAFDNELIIKTLWDIMEGKTVQIPVYDFVTHSRKEESVTVYPADVVLFEGILMFYSQEIRDVFQMKLFVDTDADTRLSRRVLRDISERGRDLEQVLAQYITFVKPAFEEFCLPTKKYADVIIPRGADNLVAINLIVQHIQDILNGGLTKRQNGCVNGFSTPHKRQASESSSRPH
- the LOC125716970 gene encoding uridine-cytidine kinase 2-A isoform X2 is translated as MGFQALAMHVLQLRYRWHAVFVKVSSVCGKIMELLGQNEIDHHKRQVVILSQDSFYRVLTPEQKSKALKGQFNFDHPDAFDNELIIKTLWDIMEGKTVQIPVYDFVTHSRKEESVTVYPADVVLFEGILMFYSQEIRDVFQMKLFVDTDADTRLSRRVLRDISERGRDLEQVLAQYITFVKPAFEEFCLPTKKYADVIIPRGADNLVAINLIVQHIQDILNGGLTKRQNGCVNGFSTPHKRQASESSSRPH